A genome region from Candidatus Gorgyraea atricola includes the following:
- a CDS encoding prepilin-type N-terminal cleavage/methylation domain-containing protein, translating to MILKKPAGLSLIELIIVVFLFSIMIGAIFMLLGTARSCWKSGGSQLSVQQDARRGLNTMTKELRQARLSTISGVPADGTTYSSITFQIPQSISAAGTTWSTNIQYTVGGLNSSQLLRTQDATQRVLANNISSLDLSRNAPTPDIINVTLGVQKNTFPGFSTIQTTLTNTTEVKVRNP from the coding sequence ATGATCTTAAAAAAGCCTGCGGGCCTTTCATTGATAGAATTGATTATAGTCGTATTCTTATTCTCGATTATGATAGGCGCGATATTTATGCTCTTAGGAACAGCTAGAAGCTGCTGGAAATCAGGTGGATCTCAGCTTAGTGTGCAACAGGATGCGCGAAGGGGTTTAAATACCATGACTAAAGAGCTGCGGCAGGCAAGGCTTTCTACTATCTCTGGCGTACCTGCTGATGGAACAACCTACAGCTCCATAACATTCCAGATCCCTCAATCGATCTCCGCGGCTGGCACTACATGGTCTACTAATATACAATACACCGTCGGTGGTTTAAACAGCTCTCAGCTACTCAGGACACAAGATGCAACTCAAAGAGTCTTAGCAAATAACATCTCGTCACTCGATCTTAGCCGAAATGCCCCAACTCCAGATATAATAAATGTTACACTTGGTGTACAAAAAAATACTTTTCCCGGATTTAGCACTATTCAGACAACCTTAACTAATACCACAGAAGTAAAGGTAAGAAATCCATGA